The following coding sequences are from one Comamonas koreensis window:
- the proX gene encoding glycine betaine/L-proline ABC transporter substrate-binding protein ProX — translation MMNTRHFARTLLASALLALGLSTHAGDLPGKGVKVLPLQSSLAEETFQTLLVTRALTKLGYDVQPIKEVEYPLAHLAVARGDATFMANHWNPHHSEFYKSVGGDAKLSRKGVYAAGAAQGYMIDKKTADQYGITHLSQLSDPKLARLFDTNGDGKADLVGPSAGWGGEAVVNHQLAAFKLQGMVNYTQGNYPALISDTLARYQQGKPVLFYAWTPYWLSNVLRSGKDVVWLEVPFSAMPGVQAGTDTQLPNGKNYGFPVNNEYIVANKTFVEKNPAAAKLFEIMTLPIGDISEQNRRMHDGENRQQDVERHTDSWIKANQNTFDGWIETALKAAAS, via the coding sequence ATGATGAACACCCGACACTTTGCCCGCACCCTGCTCGCCAGCGCCCTGCTGGCCCTTGGACTGTCCACCCACGCTGGCGATCTGCCCGGCAAGGGCGTCAAGGTGCTGCCCCTGCAAAGTTCGTTGGCCGAGGAAACCTTCCAGACCCTGCTGGTCACGCGTGCGCTGACCAAACTTGGCTATGACGTGCAGCCCATCAAGGAAGTCGAGTACCCGCTGGCGCATCTGGCCGTTGCCCGCGGAGACGCCACCTTCATGGCCAACCATTGGAATCCGCACCACTCGGAGTTCTACAAAAGCGTAGGGGGCGACGCCAAATTGTCGCGCAAGGGGGTGTACGCAGCCGGCGCCGCACAGGGCTACATGATCGACAAGAAGACAGCCGATCAGTACGGGATCACCCACCTGAGCCAGCTCAGCGACCCCAAGCTGGCCCGGCTCTTCGATACCAACGGCGACGGCAAGGCCGATCTGGTCGGACCCAGCGCCGGTTGGGGTGGCGAAGCCGTGGTGAACCACCAGCTCGCCGCCTTCAAGCTGCAAGGCATGGTGAACTACACCCAGGGCAACTACCCTGCGCTGATCTCGGACACGCTGGCCCGTTATCAGCAAGGCAAGCCGGTGCTGTTCTACGCCTGGACCCCCTACTGGTTGAGCAATGTGCTGCGCTCGGGCAAGGACGTTGTCTGGCTGGAAGTGCCGTTCTCGGCCATGCCCGGCGTACAGGCCGGCACGGACACCCAATTGCCCAACGGCAAGAACTACGGCTTTCCTGTCAACAACGAATACATCGTGGCGAACAAGACCTTTGTCGAAAAGAACCCCGCCGCCGCCAAGCTGTTTGAGATCATGACGCTGCCCATCGGGGACATCAGCGAGCAAAACCGCCGGATGCACGACGGCGAGAACCGCCAACAGGACGTGGAGCGCCACACGGACAGCTGGATCAAGGCCAACCAAAATACCTTTGATGGCTGGATCGAGACAGCGCTGAAGGCCGCCGCAAGCTGA